From Diospyros lotus cultivar Yz01 chromosome 4, ASM1463336v1, whole genome shotgun sequence, a single genomic window includes:
- the LOC127798675 gene encoding double-stranded RNA-binding protein 1-like isoform X4, producing MSSNNGIKGVSPCYFFKSQLLEYAQKVGFPKPVYETIKGGPPNRPSFRSTVILNDVRYDSLPGFPNRKAAEQSAAEVALKELANRGELNERISQPHETGLCKNVLQGYALKMKYGTPSYNCQMEEKRGVAVFSCTVEVGGSKFIGSAARTKKEAEISAARIALSAIQASVSGPSDAGTSAYTVVPRKKRATGSGISTQETVLKPKKVSLKKKQRRKRQRGREGTNLNVGGMGNSDASIDHVGGAAEDGTLTAREFYGGSSQS from the exons ATGTCCAGCAACAACGGCATCAAAG GTGTCTCACCttgttattttttcaaaagtCAGTTGCTGGAGTATGCTCAGAAAGTTGGATTTCCTAAACCTGTATATGAGACTATTAAGGGAGGACCACCCAATAGGCCTTCCTTTAGGTCCACAGTGATTCTGAATGATGTGAGATATGATTCTCTTCCTGGATTTCCCAATCGTAAGGCTGCGGAACAGTCAGCTGCTGAGGTTGCTCTGAAGGAACTAGCCAATAGAGGGGAGCTGAATGAACGCATTTCTCAACCA CATGAAACAGGCTTGTGCAAAAATGTACTGCAAGGTTATGCGCTAAAGATGAAGTATGGAACTCCATCTTATAACTGCCAGATGGAAGAAAAACGAGGAGTAGCTGTTTTTTCTTGTACAGTTGAGGTTGGAGGGTCAAAGTTTATTGGATCTGCAGCCAGAACAAAGAAGGAAGCAGAGATTAGTGCTGCTAGAATTGCTTTATCGGCCATCCAAGCCAGCGTATCTGGACCCTCTGACGCAGGAACATCTGCCTACACAGTTGTTCCCCGCAAAAAGAGGGCAACAGGTTCAGGGATTAGTACCCAGGAAACGGTTCTCAAACCCAAGAAAGTATCtttgaagaagaaacagagaagaaagagacaaaggGGACGCGAAGGCACCAACCTGAATGTTGGGGGAATGGGTAACTCGGATGCCAGTATTGATCATGTTGGTGGTGCTGCTGAAGACGGGACATTAACAGCTAGGGAATTCTATGGAGGCAGCTCCCAATCTTGA
- the LOC127798675 gene encoding double-stranded RNA-binding protein 1-like isoform X1, translated as MLNPVATRNKYLIWMQSSSSPMPSISSRGIAENSVFLKKRSLIYSFSQIFHRCPSKKYPAMSSNNGIKGVSPCYFFKSQLLEYAQKVGFPKPVYETIKGGPPNRPSFRSTVILNDVRYDSLPGFPNRKAAEQSAAEVALKELANRGELNERISQPHETGLCKNVLQGYALKMKYGTPSYNCQMEEKRGVAVFSCTVEVGGSKFIGSAARTKKEAEISAARIALSAIQASVSGPSDAGTSAYTVVPRKKRATGSGISTQETVLKPKKVSLKKKQRRKRQRGREGTNLNVGGMGNSDASIDHVGGAAEDGTLTAREFYGGSSQS; from the exons ATGCTGAACCCTGTGG CTACTCGGAATAAGTACTTGATTTGGATGCAGAGCTCCTCGAGCCCAATGCCGAGCATCTCATCGCGTGGAATTGCAGAAAA TTCAGTCTTTCTGAAGAAGAGGTCGCTAATCTATTCCTTCAGTCAGATTTTTCACCGTTGTCCGTCGAAGAAATATCCAGCCATGTCCAGCAACAACGGCATCAAAG GTGTCTCACCttgttattttttcaaaagtCAGTTGCTGGAGTATGCTCAGAAAGTTGGATTTCCTAAACCTGTATATGAGACTATTAAGGGAGGACCACCCAATAGGCCTTCCTTTAGGTCCACAGTGATTCTGAATGATGTGAGATATGATTCTCTTCCTGGATTTCCCAATCGTAAGGCTGCGGAACAGTCAGCTGCTGAGGTTGCTCTGAAGGAACTAGCCAATAGAGGGGAGCTGAATGAACGCATTTCTCAACCA CATGAAACAGGCTTGTGCAAAAATGTACTGCAAGGTTATGCGCTAAAGATGAAGTATGGAACTCCATCTTATAACTGCCAGATGGAAGAAAAACGAGGAGTAGCTGTTTTTTCTTGTACAGTTGAGGTTGGAGGGTCAAAGTTTATTGGATCTGCAGCCAGAACAAAGAAGGAAGCAGAGATTAGTGCTGCTAGAATTGCTTTATCGGCCATCCAAGCCAGCGTATCTGGACCCTCTGACGCAGGAACATCTGCCTACACAGTTGTTCCCCGCAAAAAGAGGGCAACAGGTTCAGGGATTAGTACCCAGGAAACGGTTCTCAAACCCAAGAAAGTATCtttgaagaagaaacagagaagaaagagacaaaggGGACGCGAAGGCACCAACCTGAATGTTGGGGGAATGGGTAACTCGGATGCCAGTATTGATCATGTTGGTGGTGCTGCTGAAGACGGGACATTAACAGCTAGGGAATTCTATGGAGGCAGCTCCCAATCTTGA
- the LOC127798675 gene encoding uncharacterized protein LOC127798675 isoform X2, translating into MVCEISHNCCSCDTGPSPSSCFKCFSFCCSNMHLCYSCDSWPTPSSSFISYLKDGPVMFKFINTSKLSINCLLLHYCCCANNESFISYISLLVVLSCWYFFYINCFLFFFWVGWRDGKIELHQWIPIYSRFWQLTEAFDSFIHETGLCKNVLQGYALKMKYGTPSYNCQMEEKRGVAVFSCTVEVGGSKFIGSAARTKKEAEISAARIALSAIQASVSGPSDAGTSAYTVVPRKKRATGSGISTQETVLKPKKVSLKKKQRRKRQRGREGTNLNVGGMGNSDASIDHVGGAAEDGTLTAREFYGGSSQS; encoded by the exons ATGGTGTGTGAAATAAGTCATAACTGTTGTAGTTGTGACACTGGgccttctccttcctcttgTTTTAAATGTTTTAGCTTTTGTTGTTCAAATATGCATCTCTGTTATAGCTGTGACAGTTGGCCTACTCCTTCCTCTTCATTTATTAGTTATTTGAAAGATGGTCCCGTTATGTTCAAGTTCATCAACACatcaaaattaagtattaattgcCTCCTCCTTCATTATTGCTGTTGTGCCAATAATGaatctttcatttcttatatttctttattaGTTGTGCTATCCTGTTGGTACTTCTTTTAcattaattgttttcttttctttttttgggtggGGTGGAGGGATGGAAAAATTGAACTCCACCAGTGGATTCCTATTTACAGCCGGTTTTGGCAGCTTACAGAGGCATTTGATTCCTTTATT CATGAAACAGGCTTGTGCAAAAATGTACTGCAAGGTTATGCGCTAAAGATGAAGTATGGAACTCCATCTTATAACTGCCAGATGGAAGAAAAACGAGGAGTAGCTGTTTTTTCTTGTACAGTTGAGGTTGGAGGGTCAAAGTTTATTGGATCTGCAGCCAGAACAAAGAAGGAAGCAGAGATTAGTGCTGCTAGAATTGCTTTATCGGCCATCCAAGCCAGCGTATCTGGACCCTCTGACGCAGGAACATCTGCCTACACAGTTGTTCCCCGCAAAAAGAGGGCAACAGGTTCAGGGATTAGTACCCAGGAAACGGTTCTCAAACCCAAGAAAGTATCtttgaagaagaaacagagaagaaagagacaaaggGGACGCGAAGGCACCAACCTGAATGTTGGGGGAATGGGTAACTCGGATGCCAGTATTGATCATGTTGGTGGTGCTGCTGAAGACGGGACATTAACAGCTAGGGAATTCTATGGAGGCAGCTCCCAATCTTGA
- the LOC127798675 gene encoding double-stranded RNA-binding protein 1-like isoform X3, producing the protein MQSSSSPMPSISSRGIAENSVFLKKRSLIYSFSQIFHRCPSKKYPAMSSNNGIKGVSPCYFFKSQLLEYAQKVGFPKPVYETIKGGPPNRPSFRSTVILNDVRYDSLPGFPNRKAAEQSAAEVALKELANRGELNERISQPHETGLCKNVLQGYALKMKYGTPSYNCQMEEKRGVAVFSCTVEVGGSKFIGSAARTKKEAEISAARIALSAIQASVSGPSDAGTSAYTVVPRKKRATGSGISTQETVLKPKKVSLKKKQRRKRQRGREGTNLNVGGMGNSDASIDHVGGAAEDGTLTAREFYGGSSQS; encoded by the exons ATGCAGAGCTCCTCGAGCCCAATGCCGAGCATCTCATCGCGTGGAATTGCAGAAAA TTCAGTCTTTCTGAAGAAGAGGTCGCTAATCTATTCCTTCAGTCAGATTTTTCACCGTTGTCCGTCGAAGAAATATCCAGCCATGTCCAGCAACAACGGCATCAAAG GTGTCTCACCttgttattttttcaaaagtCAGTTGCTGGAGTATGCTCAGAAAGTTGGATTTCCTAAACCTGTATATGAGACTATTAAGGGAGGACCACCCAATAGGCCTTCCTTTAGGTCCACAGTGATTCTGAATGATGTGAGATATGATTCTCTTCCTGGATTTCCCAATCGTAAGGCTGCGGAACAGTCAGCTGCTGAGGTTGCTCTGAAGGAACTAGCCAATAGAGGGGAGCTGAATGAACGCATTTCTCAACCA CATGAAACAGGCTTGTGCAAAAATGTACTGCAAGGTTATGCGCTAAAGATGAAGTATGGAACTCCATCTTATAACTGCCAGATGGAAGAAAAACGAGGAGTAGCTGTTTTTTCTTGTACAGTTGAGGTTGGAGGGTCAAAGTTTATTGGATCTGCAGCCAGAACAAAGAAGGAAGCAGAGATTAGTGCTGCTAGAATTGCTTTATCGGCCATCCAAGCCAGCGTATCTGGACCCTCTGACGCAGGAACATCTGCCTACACAGTTGTTCCCCGCAAAAAGAGGGCAACAGGTTCAGGGATTAGTACCCAGGAAACGGTTCTCAAACCCAAGAAAGTATCtttgaagaagaaacagagaagaaagagacaaaggGGACGCGAAGGCACCAACCTGAATGTTGGGGGAATGGGTAACTCGGATGCCAGTATTGATCATGTTGGTGGTGCTGCTGAAGACGGGACATTAACAGCTAGGGAATTCTATGGAGGCAGCTCCCAATCTTGA